In Halichondria panicea chromosome 13, odHalPani1.1, whole genome shotgun sequence, one genomic interval encodes:
- the LOC135346077 gene encoding NACHT, LRR and PYD domains-containing protein 12-like isoform X1 — MARSTTCKRFFMDHHVDFNSYLNLEELLPHLNKQQLLTSDEMDKLMLPSQTRQEKTCELVKIMCIKGDRAPSLFVKCVRDAAEHLPHSDLADKLENWLINNQSATGLTDTLATSSGSEPTSHSPQPSKPSSLKRQHNSDQSSGEPSKRTRTSSPDPQSCSDFSRQCITSPLQVFADNLRTTYTQAKFFRRAAGPASKKMQYISLALIKKQKANHIDREQDKFLKSTLHDSADDIIKKKEQIQLDRVFAYGEDQPRKLVLVEGAPGIGKTMLALEMCRLWAKGEFLNEEYYLLVLVTLRRFQKKSVVTLKDIINIYLEGDIRDKAVEQAFCSQGDRMLIILEGWDELPPELREESSFFFDIVEGNKLPKASVLVTSRPSVTADLYDYMDERHIEVLGFDTEQITQYVQLHGGEMSETILSHLNKFPNLKALAHIPLTLSIICHVARMAALPHTLTELYEQYICNTLYQNCKKQSNPALNSINGITSLSKLPPEIKSVFNLLCILAMDSFKQKKFVYSREDLQRVGLNSDNQKRFDGYGLLNTPNNSAVAGFDIVYQFHHLSIQEFLAAYGIQKLDRSEQVRLLRKFRDDLQFRNVWKFFSGITKLIDKNFQKIMITETGKANRAQIFLLHCVYEANNQAVSEKAAEKFYRVLNLSNMFLNTTDCLCAAHMVTSAGGGWTLDFRGCNIGDNGLSILKMSLVRFAETNSVHDFKITSFNLTHNRITASAISHLVEILSCNIQLEGLALSYNPIGDEGIGNLATALESNTTVTVLQFNECEITNVGVAKIANILEGLNKSIKEIHFRHDKIGDEAVERIALALEKNSTITEITLSDVGMTSVGLTALSNMAAINRTLETLRIDRNNLQPRDSELIANIIERNNSLKLLDLSKIPIANQGFHKILDALIAKPTSSLVKLGVFGCGIASPKGIEKLVTLFGVTQTLTRIQLGCNQIDDEGAKLLGHALQQNTSRSVKAVILERTRVSEDGKKMLQEICDSLNVGRDDGQKVEVVFTDHAHLRKLREAPHL, encoded by the exons ATGGCTAGATCTACTACATGTAAAAGATTTTTTATGGACCATCATGTTGACTTTAATAGCTATCTAAACCTGGAAGAGCTACTACCACACCTAAACAAGCAGCAGCTTCTGACCAGTGATGAAATGGACAAATTGATGTTGCCCAGTCAAACTAGACAAGAAAAGACATGTGAACTAGTTAAAATCATGTGCATAAAAGGAGATCGAGCGCCTTCATTATTTGTAAAGTGTGTTCGTGATGCAGCAGAACACTTGCCTCATTCTGATCTGGCAGATAAATTGGAGAATTGGCTTATAAATAATCAGTCTGCAACCGGATTAACCGACACGTTAGCTACAAGTTCTGGTTCTGAACCTACCTCTCATTCTCCACAACCCAGCAAACCGTCAA GTTTGAAAAGACAACACAATTCTGACCAAAGTTCCGGCGAACCTTCTAAGCGAACGCGAACCTCCAGTCCAGATCCCCAGTCATGCTCGGATTTCTCCCGACAATGCATTACTAGCCCTCTTCAAGTCTTTGCGGACAATCTACGTACCACTTACACACAAGCTAAATTTTTCAGGAGGGCTGCAGGACCTGCATCCAAAAAAATGCAGTATATAAGTTTAGCTCTTATCAAGAAACAGAAAGCCAATCACATAGACAGAGAGCAAGATAAATTTCTCAAAAGCACTTTGCACGATTCAGCCGACGATATCATCAAGAAAAAAGAGCAAATTCAACTGGATCGAGTTTTTGCATACGGTGAAGATCAGCCAAGAAAGTTAGTACTAGTTGAAGGAGCTCCTGGTATAGGAAAGACAATGCTAGCACTTGAAATGTGTCGGCTCTGGGCCAAAGGAGAGTTTCTTAATGAAGAATATTACCTTTTGGTTTTGGTTACTCTTCGGAGATTCCAAAAAAAGTCTGTGGTCACGCTAAAAGACATAATAAACATTTATTTAGAAGGTGATATACGTGACAAGGCTGTTGAGCAGGCTTTTTGTTCTCAAGGTGACAGGATGTTGATTATCCTTGAAGGCTGGGATGAGTTACCGCCGGAGCTACGCGAAGAAAGCTCATTTTTCTTTGATATTGTCGAGGGCAATAAGCTTCCGAAAGCTTCAGTGCTAGTCACTTCTCGTCCATCAGTAACAGCTGATCTCTATGACTACATGGATGAACGACATATCGAGGTGTTAGGATTTGACACTGAGCAAATCACACAATACGTACAACTTCATGGTGGGGAAATGTCTGAAACAATTCTCAGTCATCTCAACAAGTTTCCAAACCTCAAAGCGTTGGCCCACATCCCGCTCACACTTTCCATTATCTGCCACGTGGCTCGTATGGCTGCCTTACCACACACTCTTACCGAGTTATACGAACAATACATCTGCAATACCCTCTACCAAAACTGTAAGAAACAATCGAATCCAGCACTGAATTCTATTAATGGAATTACCAGCTTAAGCAAGCTTCCTCCCGAAATTAAAAGTGTCTTCAACCTATTGTGTATTTTAGCGATGGACAGCTTTAAACAGAAGAAATTTGTGTATAGCAGAGAAGATTTGCAACGAGTTGGTCTAAATTCAGATAATCAGAAACGATTTGATGGCTATGGTCTCTTAAACACCCCCAATAACTCTGCCGTTGCTGGCTTTGATATTGTCTACCAATTCCACCATCTCTCCATTCAAGAGTTCCTTGCGGCGTATGGAATTCAAAAACTAGATCGATCGGAACAAGTTCGTCTTCTCAGAAAATTTCGCGATGACTTGCAATTTCGAAATGTTTGGAAGTTCTTTTCTGGAATTACCAAGTTAATTGATAAAAATTTTCAAAAGATCATGATCACTGAAACTGGTAAGGCCAACCGAGCTCAAATTTTCCTTCTTCACTGCGTTTACGAGGCCAACAATCAAGCTGTGAGTGAGAAAGCAGCTGAAAAATTTTATCGTGTGCTCAATTTGAGCAACATGTTTCTCAATACGACTGATTGCCTGTGTGCTGCTCACATGGTTACATCGGCTGGCGGGGGGTGGACGCTGGACTTTAGAGGCTGTAACATTGGAGACAATGGGCTAAGTATCCTAAAAATGTCACTAGTTAGATTTGCCGAGACCAATAGTGTTCACGACTTCAAGATAACATCTTTCAA TCTAACGCATAATCGAATCACAGCTTCAGCAATCTCCCATCTAGTCGAAATTCTGTCTTGCAATATTCAATTGGAGGGTCTTgc ATTGTCTTACAATCCTATTGGAGACGAGGGAATTGGAAATCTAGCAACAGCTCTTGAGTCTAACACGACTGTTACTGTACTACA GTTCAACGAATGTGAAATAACAAACGTTGGAGTTGCTAAGATAGCGAATATTCTAGAAGGTCTAAACAAGTCAATCAAAGAGATACA TTTTCGACATGACAAAATTGGTGATGAAGCAGTTGAGAGAATAGCACTTGCTCTGGAGAAAAACAGTACAATTACAGAAATAAC ATTGTCAGATGTTGGGATGACTTCTGTTGGACTCACCGCATTGTCAAATATGGCTGCAATCAACAGAACATTAGAGACTTTAAG GATTGACCGCAACAACCTTCAACCCAGGGATTCTGAACTAATTGCCAATATCATTGAGAGAAACAACAGTCTGAAACTGCTGGA CTTGTCCAAGATTCCAATAGCAAACCAAGGATTCCACAAAATTCTAGATGCACTGATTGCCAAGCCGACAAGCTCACTTGTGAAGTTGGG AGTTTTTGGCTGTGGGATTGCATCACCGAAAGGAATCGAAAAACTAGTCACTCTATTCGGAGTCACACAGACACTCACTCGGATTCA ACTAGGATGCAACCAGATAGATGACGAAGGAGCCAAATTGCTTGGACACGCTCTTCAGCAGAATACATCCAGAAGTGTTAAAGCTGTAAT CCTTGAGAGAACTCGTGTTTCAGAAGACGGGAAAAAAATGCTCCAAGAAATCTGTGACTCACTCAATGTTGGTCGAGATGACGGTCAAAAAGTGGAGGTTGTGTTTACCGACCATGCTCATTTACGAAAATTGAGAGAAGCCCCCCATCTCTGA
- the LOC135346077 gene encoding NACHT, LRR and PYD domains-containing protein 12-like isoform X2 — MARSTTCKRFFMDHHVDFNSYLNLEELLPHLNKQQLLTSDEMDKLMLPSQTRQEKTCELVKIMCIKGDRAPSLFVKCVRDAAEHLPHSDLADKLENWLINNQSATGLTDTLATSSGSEPTSHSPQPSKPSSLKRQHNSDQSSGEPSKRTRTSSPDPQSCSDFSRQCITSPLQVFADNLRTTYTQAKFFRRAAGPASKKMQYISLALIKKQKANHIDREQDKFLKSTLHDSADDIIKKKEQIQLDRVFAYGEDQPRKLVLVEGAPGIGKTMLALEMCRLWAKGEFLNEEYYLLVLVTLRRFQKKSVVTLKDIINIYLEGDIRDKAVEQAFCSQGDRMLIILEGWDELPPELREESSFFFDIVEGNKLPKASVLVTSRPSVTADLYDYMDERHIEVLGFDTEQITQYVQLHGGEMSETILSHLNKFPNLKALAHIPLTLSIICHVARMAALPHTLTELYEQYICNTLYQNCKKQSNPALNSINGITSLSKLPPEIKSVFNLLCILAMDSFKQKKFVYSREDLQRVGLNSDNQKRFDGYGLLNTPNNSAVAGFDIVYQFHHLSIQEFLAAYGIQKLDRSEQVRLLRKFRDDLQFRNVWKFFSGITKLIDKNFQKIMITETGKANRAQIFLLHCVYEANNQAVSEKAAEKFYRVLNLSNMFLNTTDCLCAAHMVTSAGGGWTLDFRGCNIGDNGLSILKMSLVRFAETNSVHDFKITSFNLTHNRITASAISHLVEILSCNIQLEGLALSYNPIGDEGIGNLATALESNTTVTVLQFNECEITNVGVAKIANILEGLNKSIKEIQLSDVGMTSVGLTALSNMAAINRTLETLRIDRNNLQPRDSELIANIIERNNSLKLLDLSKIPIANQGFHKILDALIAKPTSSLVKLGVFGCGIASPKGIEKLVTLFGVTQTLTRIQLGCNQIDDEGAKLLGHALQQNTSRSVKAVILERTRVSEDGKKMLQEICDSLNVGRDDGQKVEVVFTDHAHLRKLREAPHL, encoded by the exons ATGGCTAGATCTACTACATGTAAAAGATTTTTTATGGACCATCATGTTGACTTTAATAGCTATCTAAACCTGGAAGAGCTACTACCACACCTAAACAAGCAGCAGCTTCTGACCAGTGATGAAATGGACAAATTGATGTTGCCCAGTCAAACTAGACAAGAAAAGACATGTGAACTAGTTAAAATCATGTGCATAAAAGGAGATCGAGCGCCTTCATTATTTGTAAAGTGTGTTCGTGATGCAGCAGAACACTTGCCTCATTCTGATCTGGCAGATAAATTGGAGAATTGGCTTATAAATAATCAGTCTGCAACCGGATTAACCGACACGTTAGCTACAAGTTCTGGTTCTGAACCTACCTCTCATTCTCCACAACCCAGCAAACCGTCAA GTTTGAAAAGACAACACAATTCTGACCAAAGTTCCGGCGAACCTTCTAAGCGAACGCGAACCTCCAGTCCAGATCCCCAGTCATGCTCGGATTTCTCCCGACAATGCATTACTAGCCCTCTTCAAGTCTTTGCGGACAATCTACGTACCACTTACACACAAGCTAAATTTTTCAGGAGGGCTGCAGGACCTGCATCCAAAAAAATGCAGTATATAAGTTTAGCTCTTATCAAGAAACAGAAAGCCAATCACATAGACAGAGAGCAAGATAAATTTCTCAAAAGCACTTTGCACGATTCAGCCGACGATATCATCAAGAAAAAAGAGCAAATTCAACTGGATCGAGTTTTTGCATACGGTGAAGATCAGCCAAGAAAGTTAGTACTAGTTGAAGGAGCTCCTGGTATAGGAAAGACAATGCTAGCACTTGAAATGTGTCGGCTCTGGGCCAAAGGAGAGTTTCTTAATGAAGAATATTACCTTTTGGTTTTGGTTACTCTTCGGAGATTCCAAAAAAAGTCTGTGGTCACGCTAAAAGACATAATAAACATTTATTTAGAAGGTGATATACGTGACAAGGCTGTTGAGCAGGCTTTTTGTTCTCAAGGTGACAGGATGTTGATTATCCTTGAAGGCTGGGATGAGTTACCGCCGGAGCTACGCGAAGAAAGCTCATTTTTCTTTGATATTGTCGAGGGCAATAAGCTTCCGAAAGCTTCAGTGCTAGTCACTTCTCGTCCATCAGTAACAGCTGATCTCTATGACTACATGGATGAACGACATATCGAGGTGTTAGGATTTGACACTGAGCAAATCACACAATACGTACAACTTCATGGTGGGGAAATGTCTGAAACAATTCTCAGTCATCTCAACAAGTTTCCAAACCTCAAAGCGTTGGCCCACATCCCGCTCACACTTTCCATTATCTGCCACGTGGCTCGTATGGCTGCCTTACCACACACTCTTACCGAGTTATACGAACAATACATCTGCAATACCCTCTACCAAAACTGTAAGAAACAATCGAATCCAGCACTGAATTCTATTAATGGAATTACCAGCTTAAGCAAGCTTCCTCCCGAAATTAAAAGTGTCTTCAACCTATTGTGTATTTTAGCGATGGACAGCTTTAAACAGAAGAAATTTGTGTATAGCAGAGAAGATTTGCAACGAGTTGGTCTAAATTCAGATAATCAGAAACGATTTGATGGCTATGGTCTCTTAAACACCCCCAATAACTCTGCCGTTGCTGGCTTTGATATTGTCTACCAATTCCACCATCTCTCCATTCAAGAGTTCCTTGCGGCGTATGGAATTCAAAAACTAGATCGATCGGAACAAGTTCGTCTTCTCAGAAAATTTCGCGATGACTTGCAATTTCGAAATGTTTGGAAGTTCTTTTCTGGAATTACCAAGTTAATTGATAAAAATTTTCAAAAGATCATGATCACTGAAACTGGTAAGGCCAACCGAGCTCAAATTTTCCTTCTTCACTGCGTTTACGAGGCCAACAATCAAGCTGTGAGTGAGAAAGCAGCTGAAAAATTTTATCGTGTGCTCAATTTGAGCAACATGTTTCTCAATACGACTGATTGCCTGTGTGCTGCTCACATGGTTACATCGGCTGGCGGGGGGTGGACGCTGGACTTTAGAGGCTGTAACATTGGAGACAATGGGCTAAGTATCCTAAAAATGTCACTAGTTAGATTTGCCGAGACCAATAGTGTTCACGACTTCAAGATAACATCTTTCAA TCTAACGCATAATCGAATCACAGCTTCAGCAATCTCCCATCTAGTCGAAATTCTGTCTTGCAATATTCAATTGGAGGGTCTTgc ATTGTCTTACAATCCTATTGGAGACGAGGGAATTGGAAATCTAGCAACAGCTCTTGAGTCTAACACGACTGTTACTGTACTACA GTTCAACGAATGTGAAATAACAAACGTTGGAGTTGCTAAGATAGCGAATATTCTAGAAGGTCTAAACAAGTCAATCAAAGAGATACA ATTGTCAGATGTTGGGATGACTTCTGTTGGACTCACCGCATTGTCAAATATGGCTGCAATCAACAGAACATTAGAGACTTTAAG GATTGACCGCAACAACCTTCAACCCAGGGATTCTGAACTAATTGCCAATATCATTGAGAGAAACAACAGTCTGAAACTGCTGGA CTTGTCCAAGATTCCAATAGCAAACCAAGGATTCCACAAAATTCTAGATGCACTGATTGCCAAGCCGACAAGCTCACTTGTGAAGTTGGG AGTTTTTGGCTGTGGGATTGCATCACCGAAAGGAATCGAAAAACTAGTCACTCTATTCGGAGTCACACAGACACTCACTCGGATTCA ACTAGGATGCAACCAGATAGATGACGAAGGAGCCAAATTGCTTGGACACGCTCTTCAGCAGAATACATCCAGAAGTGTTAAAGCTGTAAT CCTTGAGAGAACTCGTGTTTCAGAAGACGGGAAAAAAATGCTCCAAGAAATCTGTGACTCACTCAATGTTGGTCGAGATGACGGTCAAAAAGTGGAGGTTGTGTTTACCGACCATGCTCATTTACGAAAATTGAGAGAAGCCCCCCATCTCTGA